A window from Phalacrocorax carbo chromosome 20, bPhaCar2.1, whole genome shotgun sequence encodes these proteins:
- the TNFRSF25 gene encoding tumor necrosis factor receptor superfamily member 25, which yields MAPSWALLWLRQPGMCGWKGGEHSLRSAPQRCMAPGVHQLPASLPSPCLQVILAALWLAASESQPPGCQDCAMPEGQWDPVRRPTRLRRHATSPQCPTGMNWIHGAHRCCTQCPAGMFLLSPCSSHGNDSVCAACPVGTFRTQPNTSPKCQACYECDRQAFQSVLSNCSATSNVACGCEPGRFRRCLDEHCSDFSCQQCQPCTGRLIQRPCSEAQDTLCGSCKPDFYAEGSECRPCRTSAPETCGKECQQVCGSGGQGSGLEYILLALTGPLFLGALAIYHRRKWLRHGAPAGSPFPPAQVAIPTAGAVAMPWCQVTAQRWDSVCQTQPCSSQVTGHATSTARWKPEHEALLQEQPSGTAQLGGEPSAAPEPRGTLLQGSQLYAVIDAVPVRRWKEFMRVLELREAEIELVELEVAHIRDQQYEMLKRWCQQTSATLDRVFAALERMELAGCAEALRRSLPAGP from the exons ATGGCACCgagctgggctctgctctggCTCAGACAGCCTGGCATGTGTGGCTGGAAAGGTGGGGAGCACAGTCTGAGGTCTGCTCCCCAGAGGTGCATGGCTCCTGGGGTACACCagctgcctgcatccctgccctctccctgcctgcaggtGATCCTGGCAGCGCTGTGGCTGGCAGCGAGTGAATCGCAGCCCCCAGGGTGCCAGGACTGTGCCATGCCCGAGGGGCAGTGGGACCCGGTGCGGCGGCCCACCCGCCTGCGGAGGCACGCCACTAGTCCCCAGTGCCCCACCGGCATGAACTGGATCCATGGGGCTCACCGGTGCTGCACTCAGTGTCCCGCAG GGATGTTCCTGCTCAGCCCCTGCTCGAGCCATGGCAATGACAGTGTCTGTGCTGCCTGTCCCGTCGGCACCTTCCGCACCCAGCCCAACACCTCCCCCAAATGCCAGGCTTGCTATGAGTGCGACCGCCAAG ctttccagagcgtgCTGAGCAACTGCTCGGCCACCAGCAACGTTGCCTGCGGCTGCGAGCCCGGCCGCTTCCGTCGCTGCCTTGACGAGCACTGCAGCGACTTCTCCTGccagcagtgccagccctgCACCGGGCGGCTCATCCAGCGGCCCT GCTCAGAGGCACAGGACACTCTCTGTGGGAGCTGCAAGCCTGACTTCTACGCCGAGGGCAGCGAGTGCCGGCCGTGCCGCAC gagtGCCCCAGAGACTTGTGGCAAGGAGTGCCAGCAGGTGTGCGGCAGCGGCGGCCAAG GCTCGGGTCTGGAGTACATCCTGCTGGCGCTCACCGGGCCCCTCTTCCTGGGAGCCCTTGCCATCTACCACAGGAGGAAGTGGCTCCGGCACGGTGCCCCGGcaggcagccccttccccccggCACAGGTGGCCATCCCCACGGCTGGGGCTGTGGCCATGCCGTGGTGCCAGGTCACTGCCCAGAGGTGGGACAGTGTGTGCCAGACCCAGCCGTGCTCCTCCCAGGTGACAGGCCATGCCACCAGCACGGCAAGATGGAAGCCCGAGCACGAGGCCTTACTGCAGGAGCAGCCCAGTGGCACGGCACAGCTGGGTGGCGAGCCCTCCGCCGCTCCGGAGCCCCGCGgcaccctgctgcagggcagccagCTCTATGCTGTCATCGATGCGGTGCCGGTGCGGCGCTGGAAGGAGTTCATGCGGGTGCTGGAGCTGCGGGAGGCGGAGATCGAGCTGGTGGAGCTGGAGGTGGCCCACATCCGCGACCAGCAGTACGAGATGCTGAAGCGCTGGTGCCAGCAGACCAGCGCCACGCTCGACCGCGTCTTCGCTGCCCTGGAACGCATGGAGCTGGCTGGATGCGCTGAGGCGCTGCGCCGGAGCCTGCCGGCAGGCCCCTGA
- the NOL9 gene encoding polynucleotide 5'-hydroxyl-kinase NOL9, whose amino-acid sequence MPARRGPASRRPRRAPSRGGRTEAAWREFAASFTRAGMVPPAEAGLAAVEAAEGAAVLLLAPRQALTFTGKCRLRCLYGAVRLLGFAVASHQPGLPVFSPATHCALTLEALPAAHPPAADLRQLRAAARAAMRANSVRRQARVKVMARFSPECAVVLLEHLDTPVTRFLLSHLPLSRLFEPQKKEEASFTPEDAVLASVGIVKCSPDRGLLVSESMYLALEELIQACCAEDEGVPVILVCGPKNTGKSTFNRYLINLLLNRLPSVEYMECDIGQTEFTPPGCVSLSNVIEPILGPPFTHQQTPRKMVYYGQTSCEQDTERYLDVVKYVFSSYKKEVPLVINTMGWVKGEGLLLLIDIIRLLSPSHIVQMDVYDWKAMAPLTPEYVHLTPGLYTKGKQQGKCKQMGASGAENWKPSEGEGDASAPEYKLLYVHPEFPRAGVAGEARVHSGILRDMSILGYLGQLQSPDIGAVLPLHSLVPYQVPFSAVALRVIHTDVAPTNIMYAVNASWVGLCRIPDEIRCQTDGPVLLTQTPVCDCLGFGIVRGVEMERKLYHVLTPVPPENLRLVNCLLLGNIAIPNCVLVGQQGVEGEIPYVTSDYNYSILGSGKLKKKHFKRREYAFECDYA is encoded by the exons ATGCCcgcgcggcgcggcccggcgtcccgccgcccccgccgggccccgtCCCGCGGGGGCCGGACGGAAGCGGCCTGGAGGGAGTTCGCCGCCTCCTTCACCCGCGCCGGCATGGTGCCGCCGGCCGAGGCGGGGCTGGCGGCCGTGGAGGCGGCGGAGGGCGCCGCCGTTCTCCTCCTGGCGCCGCGGCAG GCGCTGACCTTCACCGGGAAATGCCGCTTGCGCTGCCTCTACGGCGCCGTGCGCCTCCTGGGCTTCGCCGTCGCCTCGCACCAGCCGGGGCTGCCGGTCTTCTCGCCGGCCACCCACTGCGCGCTCACCCTGGaggcgctgcccgccgcccACCCGCCTGCCGCCGACCTCCGGCagctccgcgccgccgcccgcgccgccaTGCGGGCGAACAGCGTCCGCCGTC AGGCGCGGGTGAAGGTGATGGCGCGGTTCTCGCCGGAGTGCGCCGTGGTGCTGCTGGAGCACCTGGACACGCCAGTGACACGGTTCCTGCTCAGCCACCTGCCGCTGTCACGGCTCTTCGAGCCCCAG aaaaaggaagaagccaGCTTCACGCCGGAGGACGCCGTTCTGGCTTCTGTTGGCATCGTGAAGTGTAGTCCTGACCGTGGGCTGCTGGTGTCGGAGAGCATGTACCTGGCCCTGGAGGAGCTGATCCAAGCATGCTGTG cagaagATGAAGGTGTCCCGGTGATTCTGGTGTGTGGCCCAAAAAACACTGGGAAATCGACATTTAACAGATACCTAATTAATCTGTTACTGAATCG CCTTCCCTCGGTTGAATATATGGAATGTGACATAGGTCAAACTGAATTTACGCCGCCTGGATGCGTGTCATTAAGTAATGTAATAGAGCCAATTCTTG gtccacCGTTCACACATCAGCAAACACCACGTAAGATGGTATATTATGGACAGACCAGTTGTGAGCAGGACACAGAAAGATACCTTGATGTCGTGAAGTACGTGTTCAGCTCCTACAAGAAGGAAGTGCCTTTAGTCATCAACACCATGGGCTGGGTGAAAG GTGAGGGGTTGCTGCTTCTGATTGATATAATTCGGCTGTTGTCACCCAGTCACATTGTTCAGATGGATGTGTACGACTGGAAAGCCATGGCTCCGCTCACCCCAGAGTACGTGCATCTCACTCCTGGCCTGTACACCAAAGGCAAACAGCAAGGCAAATGCAAGCAGATGGGTGCGAGTGGAGCAGAGAACTGGAAGCCCTCTGAAGGGGAGGGAGATGCATCGGCTCCCGAGTATAAGTTGCTGTACGTCCATCCAGAATTCCCTCGAGCAGGGGTTGCCGGTGAAGC GCGAGTACACAGCGGCATCTTGCGTGACATGTCCATACTGGGTTACCTGGGTCAGCTGCAGTCCCCGGACATAGGGGCGGTGCTTCCGCTGCACAGCCTCGTGCCGTATCAG GTTCCTTTCAGTGCTGTTGCCCTCAGGGTCATTCACACTGACGTTGCTCCTACCAACATCATGTATGCAGTGAACGCCAGCTGGGTCGGGCTCTGCAGGATACCAGATGAAATCAGATGCCAAACCGACGGGCCGGTCTTGCTGACGCAGACGCCGGTCTGTGACTGCCTTGGCTTTG gaattGTCCGAGGGGTTGAGATGGAAAGGAAGCTTTACCACGTTCTGACGCCCGTGCCTCCGGAGAACCTGAGGCTAGTGAATTGTCTGCTCCTTGGAAATATTGCTATCCCAAACTGCGTTCTCGTGGGCCAG CAAGGAGTTGAGGGAGAGATCCCCTATGTCACATCAGATTATAACTACAGCATCTTGGGCTCTGGGAAGCTGAAGAAGAAGCATTTCAAGAGGAGGGAGTATGCGTTCGAGTGTGATTACGCCTGA
- the PLEKHG5 gene encoding pleckstrin homology domain-containing family G member 5 isoform X2 translates to MQAPGRRRKNMTEFLGDASIPSPEPAPHGGSSPSANGTDTWKNRAASRFSGFFGSGTGTGSFGRETEKLEQLASRLHAYGTFGLPKLPPQLRFDRDSWEEDGDEAGLALEDSWQQIIRGAEALSRRQCHQQEAIWELLHTEATYIRKLKVITDLFLCCLLNLQESGLLCEVDAERLFSNIGEIIRLHRELWRGVMAPVLAKARQTGALLDPIDFLDGFKMFGSLFKPYVRYCMEEEGCMEYMRALLRDSELFRAYVTWAEKHEQCSRLKLSDMLVKPHQRLTKYPLLLKSVLKKTDDPRARDAITAMIGSVEHFINHINSRMRQRQERQRLAAILDRIDTYEVVEGSTDEVDKLLKEFLRLDLTAPIPGTSPEDTRQLLLEGSLRMREGKDSKMDVYCFLFTDLFLITKPLKKAERTKVIRQPLLVDKVVCRELRDPGSFLLIYLNELGSAVAAYTFQASGQLLCRSWVEAVRNAQNLLQQLRQRWRLEEEEEEEDGESGASAASSPTVMRHGSASPDSQRCPSDGSTETLAVVVADGGDELSSPDWDAGPFGSTSDGSSISTGISTDTPTSAETPTQELAMGALPVPLPHGMAPPAGGCRSSSIDSAYGTLSPASLRDFGQQPEGAAEERREPPPTPRPPSPRLRRQAPVQRLPCPARVLKSKSEASLPQLLPLGPPAPLSQSRSLSDLCGGPPRTSQATGPPAAPGSSSSSTSELSELEELVESPASLPGELSHNPPPAARRTLSDPQSAQHRKLTLAQLYRIRTTLLLNSTLTASEV, encoded by the exons ATGCAG GCTCCAGGCCGGCGGAGGAAGAACATGACGGAGTTCCTGGGGGACgccagcatccccagccctgaGCCAGCCCCCCATGGTGGCAGCTCCCCGTCTGCCAACGGCACCGACACCTGGAAGAACCGCGCCGCCAGCCGCTTCAGCGGCTTCTTCGGCTCTGGCACTGGCACCGGCTCCTTTGGGCGG GAGACTGagaagctggagcagctggcGAGCAGGCTGCACGCCTACGGCACCTTCGGGCTGCCCAAGCTGCCGCCCCAGCTCCGCTTCGACCGCGACTCctgggaggaggatggggacGAGGCCGGGCTGGCGTTGGAGGATAGCTGGCAGCAGATCATCCGGGGCGCTGAG GCCCTGTCGCGCCGGCAGTGCCACCAGCAGGAAGCCATCTGGGAGCTGCTGCACACCGAGGCCACCTACATCCGCAAGCTCAAAGTCATCACTGAT ctcttcctctgctgcctgctgaaCCTGCAGGAGTCGGGGCTGCTCTGCGAG GTGGATGCTGAGCGGCTCTTCAGCAACATCGGGGAGATCATCCGGCTGCACCGTGAGCTGTGGCGTGGTGTCATGGCCCCAGTGCTGGCCAAGGCGCGCCAGACTGGGGCACTGCTCGACCCCATCGACTTCCTTGATGGCTTCAAGATG TTTGGCTCCCTCTTCAAGCCCTACGTGCGGTACTGcatggaggaggagggctgcATGGAGTACATGCGGGCGCTGCTGCGGGACAGTGAGCTCTTCCGTGCCTACGTGACG TGGGCCGAGAAGCACGAGCAGTGCAGCCGCCTGAAGCTGAGCGACATGTTGGTGAAGCCCCACCAGCGCCTCACCAAGTACCCGCTGCTCCTCAAGTCCGTGCTGAAGAAGACTGACGACCCGCGAGCCCGTGACGCCATCACTGCCATG ATTGGCTCTGTGGAGCACTTCATCAACCACATCAACTCGCGGATGCGGCAGCGGCAGGAGCGGCAGCGCCTGGCTGCCATCCTTGACCGCATTGACACCTATGAGGTGGTGGAGGGCAGCACGGATGAGGTGGACAAG CTGCTGAAGGAATTTCTGCGGCTGGACCTGACGGCCCCCATACCTGGCACGTCCCCAGAGGACACCCGGCAGCTCCTTCTTGAGGGCAGCCTGCGGATGCGGGAAGGTAAAGATAGCAAG ATGGACGTCTACTGCTTCCTCTTCACTGACCTCTTCCTCATCACCAAGCCTCTCAAGAAGGCTGAGCGCACCAAGGTGATCCGGCAGCCCTTGCTGGTGGACAAAGTGGTTTGCCGGGAGCTCAGGGACCCAG gctccttcctcctcatctaCCTGAATGAGCTGGGGAGCGCCGTGGCCGCTTACACCTTCCAGGCCAGTGGGCAGCTGCTGTGCCGCAGCTGGGTCGAGGCGGTGCGCAATGCCCAG aacctgctgcagcagctacGGCAGCGCTGGcgcctggaggaggaggaagaggaggaggatggcgAGAGTGGTGCCTCAGCTGCCAGTTCACCCACTGTCATGCGCCATGGCAGCGCCAGCCCGGACTCGCAGCGGTG cccctctgACGGCTCCACTGAGACCCTCGCCGTGGTGGTGGCAGACGGCGGTGACGAGCTCTCCTCCCCGGACTGGGATGCGGGGCCCTTTGGCTCGACCTCGGACGGCTCCTCCATCAGCACCGGCATCTCCACGGACACCCCCACCTCTGCCGAGACCCCAACCCAGGAGCTGGCCATGGGCGCCCTACCTGTACCCCTGCCCCATGGCATGGCCCCCCCGGCTGGTGGCTGCCGCTCGTCCTCCATTGACAGCGCCTACGGCACGCTCTCGCCTGCCTCGCTGCGGGACTTTGGCCAGCAGCCGGAGGGGGCGGCTGAGGAGAGACGGGAGCCCCCGCCGACTCCGcggcccccctcaccccggctGCGTCGCCAGGCGCCCGTGCAgcgcctgccctgcccggccaGAGTGCTCAAGTCCAAGTCAGAAGccagcctgccccagctcctgcccctcggccccccagcccccctcagcCAGAGCCGCAGCCTCTCTGACCTCTGTGGTGGCCCTCCCCGGACTAGCCAAGCCACCggccccccggctgcccctggcagcagcagcagctccacctCCGAGCTCTCAGAGCTGGAGGAGTTGGTGGAGAGTCCGGCATCCCTCCCAGGGGAGCTCAGTCACAACCCCCCGCCCGCTGCCCGCCGCACCCTCTCGGACCCGCAGTCAGCACAGCACCGCAAGCTGACGCTAGCACAGCTCTACCGGATCCGGACCACGCTGCTGCTCAACTCCACGCTGACTGCCTC GGAGGTCTGA
- the ZBTB48 gene encoding telomere zinc finger-associated protein encodes MAAAAAHSVRVLRELNRQRAAGQFCDATLGVGGREFRAHWPVLASCSRFFRARGPGGPVALPEGLADTFQLLLDFFYTGRLALTAHNRARLLAAAEQLGVPDAVALCRAFRPAAPRQRPRRAAAAPAASRPGEAEIAAAAPPQPGGQAATPPAPEEAAARDGGLGDSDADSLPEKKALRSKKNPPPGKVPGGQGAAGTPGSRKGTAVPVECPTCHKTFLSKYYLKVHNRKHTGEKPFECSKCGKCYFRKENLLEHEARNCVNRSEQVFTCSVCQEVFKRRMELRLHMVSHTGEMPYKCSSCAQQFMQKKDLQSHMIKLHGAPKPHACSTCSKCFLSRTELRLHEAFKHRGEKLFVCEECGHRASSRNGLQMHIKAKHRNERPYVCEFCHHAFTQKANLNMHLRTHTGEKPFQCHLCGKTFRTQASLDKHNRTHTGERPFSCEFCDQRFTEKGPLLRHIASRHQEGRPHFCQICGKTFKAVEQLRVHVRRHKGVRKFECTECGYKFTRQAHLRRHMEIHDRVENYNPRQRKLRNLIIEDEKAVVVALQPPPELEVGSAEVIVESLSRGSLAEEIPVQRLCSNENFSTADVIEQSLIITTTIPEDCET; translated from the exons atggcggcggcggcggctcacAGCGTCCGCGTCCTGCGGGAGCTCAACCGGCAGCGCGCGGCCGGGCAGTTCTGCGACGCGACGCTGGGCGTGGGCGGGCGGGAGTTCCGCGCCCACTGGCCGGTGCTGGCCAGCTGCTCCCGTTTCTTCCGCgcccgcggccccggcgggcCGGTGGCGCTGCCCGAGGGCCTCGCCGAcaccttccagctcctcctcgaCTTCTTCTACACCGGCCGCCTGGCGCTCACCGCCCACAACCGCGCCCGCCTGCTGGCCGCCGCCGAGCAGCTCGGCGTGCCCGACGCCGTGGCGCTCTGCCGCGCCttccgccccgccgccccccgccagcggccccgccgcgccgccgccgcccccgccgccagccGCCCGGGGGAGGCGGAGATCGCGGCCGCGGCGCCCCCGCAGCCCGGCGGCCAGGCG gccacccccccggccccggaggaggcggcggcgcgcGATGGCGGGCTGGGCGACAGCGACGCCGACTCCCTTCCCGAGAAAAAGGCCCTGCGGAGCAAAAAGAACCCCCCCCCGGGGAAGGTGCCCGGCGGCcagggggcggcggggacgcCGGGGAGCAGAAAAGGTACAGCGGTGCCGGTTGAGTGCCCCACATGTCATAAAACCTTCCTCAGCAAATATTACCTTAAAGTGCACAACAG GAAACACACTGGAGAAAAGCCATTTGAATGTTCCAAATGTGGCAAATGTTATTTTAGAAAAGAGAATCTCCTGGAACACGAAGCTAGAAATTGCGTGAATCGATCTGAGCAG GTTTTCACGTGTTCGGTCTGCCAGGAGGTGTTCAAGAGGCGAATGGAGCTGCGGCTGCACATGGTGTCGCACACGGGGGAGATGCCCTACAAG TGCTCCTCCTGCGCCCAGCAGTTCATGCAGAAGAAGGACCTGCAGAGCCACATGATAAAGCTGCATGGCGCCCCAAAGCCCCATGCG TGCTCAACCTGCTCCAAGTGCTTTCTGTCTCGGACAGAGCTGCGCCTGCACGAGGCCTTCAAGCACCGGGGAGAGAAGCTGTTTGTCTGCGAGGAGTGTGGGCACAGGGCCTCGAGTCGCAACGGCCTGCAGATGCACATCAAGGCCAAGCACAG GAACGAGCGGCCCTACGTTTGCGAGTTCTGCCACCACGCCTTCACGCAGAAAGCCAACCTCAACATGCATCTGCGCACGCACACTGGCGAGAAGCCCTTCCAGTGCCACCTCTGCGGCAAGACCTTCAGGACGCAAG CGAGCCTGGACAAGCACAACCGGACCCACACCGGGGAGCGCCCCTTCAGCTGCGAGTTCTGCGATCAGCGCTTCACCGAGAAGGGGCCCCTGCTGAGGCACATCGCCAGCCGGCACCAGGAGGGGAGGCCCCACTTCTGCCAGATCTGTGGGAAAACATTCAAAG CTGTTGAACAGCTGCGTGTCCACGTCCGCCGGCACAAGGGCGTGAGGAAGTTCGAGTGCACCGAGTGCGGCTACAAGTTCACGCGGCAG GCTCACTTGAGGCGCCACATGGAGATTCACGACCGGGTGGAGAACTACAACCCCCGGCAGCGGAAGCTGCGGAACCTGATCATCGAGGACGAGAAGGCCGTGGTGGTGGCACTGCAGCCGCCCCCGGAGCTGGAGGTGGGCTCGGCCGAGGTGATCGTCGAGTCCCTGTCCCGCGGCTCCCTGGCCGAGGAGATCCCAGTGCAGAGACTCTGCTCAAACGAGAACTTCTCTACAGCAGATGTGATTGAGCAATCGCTAATTATAACGACGACGATTCCTGAAGACTGTGAAACGTAG
- the PLEKHG5 gene encoding pleckstrin homology domain-containing family G member 5 isoform X1, giving the protein MHFDGHIRFNLPLQGSILARNMSTRSCPPRTSPVSDVEEEEEGPVDSRGERRSSALKLPKKKARRRHTDDPSKECFTLKFDLSVDIEAEIVPAPKKKSLGEVLLPVFERKAIEPSKVDIYLDQSHTPLSLQFEAYRFGGHYLRVKAKPGDELKVEQAVQDARMASLPILHPVSTAVLLRPVPEPVLGHREGTDSLAPGRRRKNMTEFLGDASIPSPEPAPHGGSSPSANGTDTWKNRAASRFSGFFGSGTGTGSFGRETEKLEQLASRLHAYGTFGLPKLPPQLRFDRDSWEEDGDEAGLALEDSWQQIIRGAEALSRRQCHQQEAIWELLHTEATYIRKLKVITDLFLCCLLNLQESGLLCEVDAERLFSNIGEIIRLHRELWRGVMAPVLAKARQTGALLDPIDFLDGFKMFGSLFKPYVRYCMEEEGCMEYMRALLRDSELFRAYVTWAEKHEQCSRLKLSDMLVKPHQRLTKYPLLLKSVLKKTDDPRARDAITAMIGSVEHFINHINSRMRQRQERQRLAAILDRIDTYEVVEGSTDEVDKLLKEFLRLDLTAPIPGTSPEDTRQLLLEGSLRMREGKDSKMDVYCFLFTDLFLITKPLKKAERTKVIRQPLLVDKVVCRELRDPGSFLLIYLNELGSAVAAYTFQASGQLLCRSWVEAVRNAQNLLQQLRQRWRLEEEEEEEDGESGASAASSPTVMRHGSASPDSQRCPSDGSTETLAVVVADGGDELSSPDWDAGPFGSTSDGSSISTGISTDTPTSAETPTQELAMGALPVPLPHGMAPPAGGCRSSSIDSAYGTLSPASLRDFGQQPEGAAEERREPPPTPRPPSPRLRRQAPVQRLPCPARVLKSKSEASLPQLLPLGPPAPLSQSRSLSDLCGGPPRTSQATGPPAAPGSSSSSTSELSELEELVESPASLPGELSHNPPPAARRTLSDPQSAQHRKLTLAQLYRIRTTLLLNSTLTASEV; this is encoded by the exons ATGCACTTCGACGGCCACATTCGCTTTAACCTGCCCCTGCAAG GCTCCATCCTGGCCCGCAACATGTCGACGCGCTCGTGCCCCCCACGAACCAGCCCTGTCTCCgatgtggaggaggaggaggagggaccAGTGGATAGCAGAGG GGAGCGGAGGAGCTCGGCGCTGAAGCTGCCCAAAAAGAAGGCTCGGCGTAGGCACACGGAC GACCCCAGCAAGGAGTGCTTCACCCTGAAGTTTGACCTCAGCGTTGACATCGAGGCGGAGATTGTGCCAGCCCCGAAGAAGAAGTCCCTGGG ggaggtgctgctgccagTCTTCGAGAGGAAGGCGATTGAGCCGAGCAAGGTGGACATCTACCTGGACCAGTCCCACACACCGCTCTCCCTCCAGTTTGAGGCATACCGCTTTGGGGGGCACTATCTGCGGGTGAAAG CTAAGCCCGGGGATGAGCTGAAGGTGGAGCAGGCGGTGCAGGATGCCAGGATGGCCAGCCTGCCCATCCTGCACCCCgtcagcactgctgtgctcCTCAGGCCGGTGCCAGAACCAGTGCTGGGACACCGAGAGGGCACTGACAGCCTG GCTCCAGGCCGGCGGAGGAAGAACATGACGGAGTTCCTGGGGGACgccagcatccccagccctgaGCCAGCCCCCCATGGTGGCAGCTCCCCGTCTGCCAACGGCACCGACACCTGGAAGAACCGCGCCGCCAGCCGCTTCAGCGGCTTCTTCGGCTCTGGCACTGGCACCGGCTCCTTTGGGCGG GAGACTGagaagctggagcagctggcGAGCAGGCTGCACGCCTACGGCACCTTCGGGCTGCCCAAGCTGCCGCCCCAGCTCCGCTTCGACCGCGACTCctgggaggaggatggggacGAGGCCGGGCTGGCGTTGGAGGATAGCTGGCAGCAGATCATCCGGGGCGCTGAG GCCCTGTCGCGCCGGCAGTGCCACCAGCAGGAAGCCATCTGGGAGCTGCTGCACACCGAGGCCACCTACATCCGCAAGCTCAAAGTCATCACTGAT ctcttcctctgctgcctgctgaaCCTGCAGGAGTCGGGGCTGCTCTGCGAG GTGGATGCTGAGCGGCTCTTCAGCAACATCGGGGAGATCATCCGGCTGCACCGTGAGCTGTGGCGTGGTGTCATGGCCCCAGTGCTGGCCAAGGCGCGCCAGACTGGGGCACTGCTCGACCCCATCGACTTCCTTGATGGCTTCAAGATG TTTGGCTCCCTCTTCAAGCCCTACGTGCGGTACTGcatggaggaggagggctgcATGGAGTACATGCGGGCGCTGCTGCGGGACAGTGAGCTCTTCCGTGCCTACGTGACG TGGGCCGAGAAGCACGAGCAGTGCAGCCGCCTGAAGCTGAGCGACATGTTGGTGAAGCCCCACCAGCGCCTCACCAAGTACCCGCTGCTCCTCAAGTCCGTGCTGAAGAAGACTGACGACCCGCGAGCCCGTGACGCCATCACTGCCATG ATTGGCTCTGTGGAGCACTTCATCAACCACATCAACTCGCGGATGCGGCAGCGGCAGGAGCGGCAGCGCCTGGCTGCCATCCTTGACCGCATTGACACCTATGAGGTGGTGGAGGGCAGCACGGATGAGGTGGACAAG CTGCTGAAGGAATTTCTGCGGCTGGACCTGACGGCCCCCATACCTGGCACGTCCCCAGAGGACACCCGGCAGCTCCTTCTTGAGGGCAGCCTGCGGATGCGGGAAGGTAAAGATAGCAAG ATGGACGTCTACTGCTTCCTCTTCACTGACCTCTTCCTCATCACCAAGCCTCTCAAGAAGGCTGAGCGCACCAAGGTGATCCGGCAGCCCTTGCTGGTGGACAAAGTGGTTTGCCGGGAGCTCAGGGACCCAG gctccttcctcctcatctaCCTGAATGAGCTGGGGAGCGCCGTGGCCGCTTACACCTTCCAGGCCAGTGGGCAGCTGCTGTGCCGCAGCTGGGTCGAGGCGGTGCGCAATGCCCAG aacctgctgcagcagctacGGCAGCGCTGGcgcctggaggaggaggaagaggaggaggatggcgAGAGTGGTGCCTCAGCTGCCAGTTCACCCACTGTCATGCGCCATGGCAGCGCCAGCCCGGACTCGCAGCGGTG cccctctgACGGCTCCACTGAGACCCTCGCCGTGGTGGTGGCAGACGGCGGTGACGAGCTCTCCTCCCCGGACTGGGATGCGGGGCCCTTTGGCTCGACCTCGGACGGCTCCTCCATCAGCACCGGCATCTCCACGGACACCCCCACCTCTGCCGAGACCCCAACCCAGGAGCTGGCCATGGGCGCCCTACCTGTACCCCTGCCCCATGGCATGGCCCCCCCGGCTGGTGGCTGCCGCTCGTCCTCCATTGACAGCGCCTACGGCACGCTCTCGCCTGCCTCGCTGCGGGACTTTGGCCAGCAGCCGGAGGGGGCGGCTGAGGAGAGACGGGAGCCCCCGCCGACTCCGcggcccccctcaccccggctGCGTCGCCAGGCGCCCGTGCAgcgcctgccctgcccggccaGAGTGCTCAAGTCCAAGTCAGAAGccagcctgccccagctcctgcccctcggccccccagcccccctcagcCAGAGCCGCAGCCTCTCTGACCTCTGTGGTGGCCCTCCCCGGACTAGCCAAGCCACCggccccccggctgcccctggcagcagcagcagctccacctCCGAGCTCTCAGAGCTGGAGGAGTTGGTGGAGAGTCCGGCATCCCTCCCAGGGGAGCTCAGTCACAACCCCCCGCCCGCTGCCCGCCGCACCCTCTCGGACCCGCAGTCAGCACAGCACCGCAAGCTGACGCTAGCACAGCTCTACCGGATCCGGACCACGCTGCTGCTCAACTCCACGCTGACTGCCTC GGAGGTCTGA